In Iodobacter fluviatilis, the DNA window GGCCATTTCTGGGGGGATAAATGGCACTTGATATTCGAAATTAAATAAAAATAAAGTACCATCCCAGTTGCGTATTTTAGTCAGGCCAGACATAAAGAATACCTGGGCCAGATAAATACGTAATCCAAGATTAAATACCGGGCTTAAATATGGTATGCATAATGATTCGGCACAGCGATAGCCACTGTAGAGTTTGCAGAGTTGTTTTTTCATGGCGATCACCTGTTAAATAGCATGAAATATGAGTACCGTTTTAATGCCTGAAATTAAACTAGAAAATACATATCTGCATTTTTTATTAAAGGCATGCCCTGTTTTCGGGCAGAAATCACAATCTTTTTCGTACCTGCTGGAATGGATATACAGACACAGGTAGATTCATAAATTAATAAATCTGGCACACCAAACCACGGCTGAATAGCTGAATTAAAACTGGCCCGGCATCGTATTCATCATCTTTGGTGGCAAGCATGGCATTTTCTATATTCTGTTTTTTTAGCAGGCATTCTAAAAATAGCGTATCGCTGGCCGTGATTAATTGCCACTGATCACGCCATACCCATACCTGCTCGCCACCTGCATTTAAATCGGCAGGTTTTTCACCGTGGTGCATCATTAAAATTTGGTAAATAGGCCATTCTGCCGATCTAACAATGGCGACTGCAGGATGCAGAATAAGGTGTAATTGGCCAAATTGCTCTGGCGTATATAAGGCGAGCGTTTCAATTGCGATGAAATTACCATCCTCACTGTAATGCGCCTGATGAATAGCCCAATCTAGCTTGGCTACATCGCTTAAATAGGGCAGATCGCTG includes these proteins:
- a CDS encoding HvfC/BufC N-terminal domain-containing protein translates to MNYLAALKDFSQIYKNTDYQPQSVLARSLPFLEVYRNNTWANRSNNLANTYPTVVELVGTEFFSAMARVFVENSESHAGNLHLDGESFPEFLSVFPHVSDLPYLSDVAKLDWAIHQAHYSEDGNFIAIETLALYTPEQFGQLHLILHPAVAIVRSAEWPIYQILMMHHGEKPADLNAGGEQVWVWRDQWQLITASDTLFLECLLKKQNIENAMLATKDDEYDAGPVLIQLFSRGLVCQIY